The following nucleotide sequence is from Azoarcus sp. CIB.
GATAGACGAGCCGCACCAGCGCCTCGGTGAACAGCAGGTCGCGGTCCGCGAGCCTGCCGGCGTCCCGCACACCGTCGTTCGCGTGGCTACGCAATAGATCGAACTGGTAATCGGCCGGATCGAGGCCGTGGCTCGCGCTGTCATCCACCGCCCGCAGCAGCGCGCGCCGCTGCTGCGGGCTGCTCCAGACGGGCGCGTAGTCGCGGCTCGCGTAGAAGTCGGGGATCAGGCGGCGCGCGGCGATCTCCCCGCCCCCCGGACGCAGGTCGCCGTTGGTGCGCAGCGTGATGACGCGTTCGCGCAGCGCGAGGCGCACGGCGTCGCCGTCAGCCTCGCCAAACAGGCCCGCAGTTGCACTCCCGCCGGCCACGCACAGGGCCAGCGCGATGAGTTGTAACACCCGCCCGATCAGCCGCCCAATCCGCGCCGCCCGGTTTACGATTGCGCCCTTGTCCGGTCGCCTCGTTTTCCGTATCTCCATGTCGACACACCTCCGCCATGCCGCCGCACATCGCCGGCTCCTGCTGAAAGGCTTCGCCGCCCTGCCCTTTGGCCTGACCTTCGGCAAGGCGCAGGCCAGCGTCGCCGATCTCGACTGCGAGCTGTGCTTCCGTCACACGCATACCGACGAAAGCCTGCGAGTCGTCTACCGCAGCGGCGGGACCTACCTGCCCTCGGCGCTGGAGCGCATCGACTGGCTGATGCGCGACTTCCGCACCGGGGATGTCGCCCGCATCGATCCGCGCCTGCTGGATATTCTCCATACATTGCGGACGGTTTGCGGTGGAGAAAGTTTCGAAATCATCTCGGCTTTCCGCGCGCCGACGACCAACGAAAAACTGCACAAGGCCGACGGCAAGGGCGTCGCGACGCGCAGCCTGCACATGGACGGCCGCGCGATCGACGTGCGCATGCCCGGCTTCGACACCGCCGCGCTGCGCGATGCCGCGTTGGCTCTGAAGGCTGGCGGCGTGGGCTATTACCCGGAATCGGACTTCGTTCACCTCGATACCGGGCGCGTGCGCCACTGGGGCGCCTAAGCCGACGCGAACTGCATCCGCCGCCGCGGCTGCGGCGCATGCATGATGTGGTCGAGCGGCAGCACGCTCGTCTGCTTCACCGTCTTCAGCGCGATGTTGGTCTTCAAGTGCGCGAGCCCCGGCAGCCGCATGATGCGCTTCATCATCACGTCGGAGAACGCCACCAGGTCCGGCGCGACGATGTGCATCACGTAGTCCGCGTCCCCGCTCACCGAGAAGCACGCCACCACCTCCGGCAGCGCCGCCACGGCGCGCTCGAAGGCGTCGCTGCGCGATTCGCCGTGCCGCTCCAGCGTGACCTGCGCGAAGGCGGAGACGTCCAGCCCGACCGCGGCGGGGTCCAGCAGCGCTGCGTAGGACGCGATGATCCCGCCCTGTTCCATGCGGCTGATGCGCCGGCTGATCTGCGACGCCGAGAGGTGGATTTCCTCGCCGAGCGCGCTGTTGGTGGCGTTGCCGCGGCGCTGCAACGCATCGAGAATCTGCAGGTCGAACTTATCGACGACGATCTGTTGCATCGTTTGGCATCCTCATACGCATTTCGTGCATTAACGACCGCATTATGCGCACATAACGAACGCAATGTGCGCGATGCGCGCGCAATAATGCTCTACAACAACGTATAGGAGGAGCAACCCATGAACCTGGTCGAATCCCTGCTGCACGCGCTCAAGGACCACGGCGCCCGAGAGATCTTCGGCATCCCCGGCGACTTCGCACTGCCTTACTTCCGCGTCATCGAAGAGTCGGAGATCCTGCCGCTGTACACGCTCTCGCACGAGCCGGGTGTCGGTTTCGCGGCCGACGCGACTGCGCGCATCCGCGGCGGCCTGGGCGTCGCCGCCGTCACCTACGGCGCGGGCGCGTTCAACATGGTCAATGCCGTTGCGGCGGCCTATGCGGAGAAGTCTCCGGTGGTGGTGCTGTCGGGCGGCCCCGGCAAGGGCGAGGCGAGTTCGGGGCTGCTGCTGCACCATCAGGCCAAGACGCTCGACTCGCAGCTGCAGATCTTCAAGGAGATCACCTGCGACCAGGTCAAGCTCGACGACGCCGCGCGCGCGCCGGCCGACATCGCCCGCGTGCTGGCGAGCTGCCTGCGCAACTCCGAGCCGGTCTACATCGAGATCCCGCGCGACATGGTGCGCGAGCCGTGCGCGCCGGTCGAGCGCGAGGCACCGCGCGCGATCGACCGCGACGCACTGGCAGCCTGTGTGGACGAAATCCTTGCCCGGCTCGACGTCGCGAAGAGCCCGGTGCTGATGGCGGGCGTCGAGGTGCGCCGCTTCGGCCTCGAGGAAAAGGTCGCCGACCTCTCGCGCCGCCTCGGCCTGCCGGTCGTCACCAGCTTCATGGGACGCGGCCTGCTCACCGACTGCGACGCGCCGCTGGTCGGCACCTACATGGGCGTCGCGGGACTGCCGGACGTCACGCAGCTCGTCGAAGGCTCGGACGGCCTCTTCCTGCTCGGCGAAATCATCTCGGACACGAACTTCGCCGTGTCCGAGACCCGCATCGACCTGCGCAAGACCATCCAGGCGCACAACGGCCAGGTCACGCTCGGCTACCACCTGTACGCGAACATCCCGCTCGCCGCACTCGTCGATGAGATGCTCGCACGCGTCAAGGGCAATGCCGACAAGGCCTTCCCGGTCGCACACCATCAGTACCCGAAGGGCCTGGTCGCCGACGGCGAGACGATCGCGCCGACGGACATCGCGAAGGCGGTGAACGACCTCTTCGCCGCACACGGCAAGCTGCCGATCGCATCCGACATCGGCGACTGCCTGTTCACCGCGATGGAGATCGAGCAGACGGCGCTCATCGCCCCCGGCTACTACGCCACGATGGGCTTCGGCGTGCCCGCCGGTCTCGGTCTGCAGGCGACCAGCGGCCAGCGCCCTCTGATCCTGGTCGGCGACGGCGCCTTCCAGATGACCGGCTGGGAACTCGGCAACTGCAAGCGCTACGGCTGGGATCCGATCGTGCTCTTGTTCAACAACGAGAGTTGGGAGATGCTGCGCACCTTCCAGCCGGAATCGGGCTTCAACGACCTCGGCCACTGGGGATTCGCGGAGATGGCCGCGGGCCTCGGCGGTGACGGCGTGCGCGTGTCAACGCGCGCCGAGCTGAAGGCCGCGCTCGACAAGGCGATCGCGACGCGCGGCCGCTTCCAGCTGATCGAGGTGGCGATCCCGCGCGGCGTGCTGTCGACGACGCTGTCGCGCTTCGTCGCCGGAGTGAAACGCATGAGCACGAAATAGCGCAGGAGAGCGATGACGGCCGGAACAGACACCCCCGCGGCATTCGCCGCCCGGCCGCTCTTCGAACCGATCGCGGCAATGCTCGCGCGCTTCGCTGCGCCCGAGCTTCCCGGCACCGCGCCGCTCGACGCGCTGCTGCGCGACGTCGCGACCGGCGCCACGAGCGGGGGCGGGCAACCGATCCGCTTCATCCTGCCGCCCGCGGACGCCCTCGCCTACGAGGAGCACATCTACGTGACCGGCGAGGTGCCCACGCGCGCGGACGACTGGCACGATTTCTTCAACGCGCTCGCGTGGTGCGTCTGGCCGCGCGCGAAGGCGGCCTGCAACATCCTCCATCGGCGCGAACGCGACGCGCGCACCGCGGCGGGAATTCCCGGCCGCGGGCCGCGGCGCGACGCACTGACCCAGTTCGACGAATGCGGCATCGTCGTCGTATCGAGCGATCCGGAGATCCCCGCCCTGCTCGCTGCCCATGCGTGGGAAGAGGCCTTCTGGACGCGGCGCGCGCGACTGATCGCCAGCACCCGCTTCCTCGTCTTCGGTCACGGCACGTGGGAACAGCTGCGCGAGCCCTTCTTCGGGCTGTGCGGCAAGGCGCTCTACCGCGTCGTCGATGGGTCGTGGCTGGACCTGCCCGCGACCGAACGACAGAGGGAGACCGACGCGTGGCTGGCCGAGCAACTGGTCGATGCCGGCCTGCTCAATACCCCGCGCGAGCTTGCACCGCTGCCGCTGCTCGGGATTCCGGACGTCACGCCGGAAAACGAGTCCGCTGCGTATTACCGCGACACCCGCCAGTTCCGCCCGGAGCGTGCACTGGCGAACCAGCGGCTAGCGGCGAGGTATGCTGACAATCGCATGCATGAATCGTAGGGCGGAAAAGCGAAGCGCCTTCCGCCGCATGTCAGCCGACGGAGCAATACATTCGGCGGATAACGCCTTCGGCTCATCCGCCCTACGAATTCCCCTTCACCGCTCATGTCCGACGACGATCGAATTTGTGCGCCGCCCGGGCGAGTGACTCGAACCTCGCCGCGGCGCTACGCGAAGCGCCGTAAAATGCACGCCCGACCGCAAGCATCCCAATGTCCATGTCCCGCTTCCAGTACGTCCTCTTCGACCTCGACGGCACCCTGATCGACTCCGCCCCCGCGATCCTCGCGAGCTACCGCCAGGCGTTCGCTGCCGCGGGACGCGCGCCGGCCGTGACGATAGACGAGTCCATCGTCGGGCCGCCGCTGATCGAGACGCTGCACATCCTCGCCGGGACGAAAGATCCGCAGGTCATCGACGAGCTCGCCGGCCACTTCAAGGCGAGCTACGACACGACGGGCTATCGGGAAACTGCGGCCTATGCGGGCGTCGGCGACATGCTCGAACGCCTCGCCACCAGCGGGCGCACGCTCGCGATCGCGACCAACAAGCGCCTGCATCCGACCCGCCTGATCCTGGATCACCTCGGCTGGAGCGGCTACTTCAAGACGGTGTATGCGCTGGATCTCTTCGAGCCGCGCCTGCCGAGCAAGGCGGCGATGATCGCGCGCCTGATGGCCGACCACGACATTCCCGAGCACGTGTCGGTGTACGTCGGCGACCGTAGCGAGGACGGGGAATCGGCCGACGCGAACCGCCTGCCCTTCTTCGCCGCGACCTGGGGCTACGGCAGCCTGGTGCCCGAGGAAATGGCCACCCACTGGCGGGCCTTTGCGAGCCCGGCGACGCTGACAGAGGCGCTGCTAGACGACTGAAACGACGGCGCCCGCTTCAGGGGCGCAGGTCGGCAGGAACGTCGATATCGGCGAGGATGCCCGGATCGTCGCAGTCGATGCGGCGCAACTGCTCCTTGTATGCGCCGATCACGCGCCGTGCGCCTTCGTCGCCCTGCAGCGCGAGCAATTCGTCCTTCAGCGGCGCTGCGAATCCGACCGGATGGCCGCGCTGCCCGTCGACGAACGGTGCGGCGAGCAGAGCGCCATTGGCGATCGCCGACGCGACCGCAGCCATCGTGCCCTGACGGATATAGGGCATGTCGCCCAGCGCGATGATCCAGCCGGCGGCACCGGACGTCGCACGAATCCCGCAGGCAAGCGTCGCCGCCATGCCCTGCTCGGCGTCGGGACACAGGACGCACGGAATTCCCGCCCCGTCGAAGTGCCCGCGCAGGAGTGCATCGTCCGGGCGCACCACCGCAAGTACGTCGCCCAGCGCATCCCGCAGGTTAACTGCGCTGCGCACCGCGACAGGCGTTCCGTCGGCGATCGGATGACACAGCTTGTTGCTGCCGAAGCGCGAGCCCTGCCCCGCTGCGAGCAGGATACCGACGATGCCGCGGGACGATGTCGGACGGTCTTCCATTTCCCCACCTCCACGCGAACACGATTGCCGGGCCACAGCTTACCTGATGCGTATTGCCCACGAGTGCTGCCTGCCCTGACGGTGTCCGGGCCGTAGGGCGGGAGGAGCCGGAGGCGTATCCCGCCATACGCACGCCGGACATGATGACACGCCGTTGTGGCGGGATGCGCTGCGCTCCTCCCGCCCTACGGGATCGTGCGCGTTCGCCCCTGCCTCAGCCCGGAATGCGCTCGATCACCAGCGCGATGCCGTGGCCGACGCCGATGCACAGGCTGACCACCGCGTAGCGGCCGTTGCGCCGCTCCAGCTCGCGCGCGGCCGACAGCGCGATGCGCGCACCCGACGCACCGAGCGGGTGGCCGATCGCGATCGCGCCGCCGTTGGGGTTCACGCGCGGATCGTCGAACGCCACACCCATCAGCTTCAGGCAGCTCAGCACCTGCGGCGCGAAGGCCTCGTTGATCTCGATGACGTCCATGTCCTTGAGCGTGAGCCCGGCGCGCGCGAGCGCCTTCGGGATCGCATAGGCGGGACCGACGCCCATGATGCGCGGCTCGACGCCCGCCACTGCACCCGCGAGGATGCGCGCCATCGGCTTCGCGCCGGCCTTCTCGCCCGCTGCCTTGCTGCCGATCAGTAGCGCCGCCGCACCGTCATTGATGCCGGAGGCGTTGCCGGCGGTGACAACGCCGTTCGGGAACAGGGACTTGAGCTTCGCCAGCGACTCGTAGGTCGACTCTGCGCGCGGATGCTCGTCATCGGCGACGACCAGCGGCGGGGTCTTGCGGCCGGTCGCCACCGAGATCGGCAGGATCTCCCCTGCGTAGAAGCCCGCTTCCTTCGCGGCCGCGTACTTCGCCTGCGACGCAGCAGCGAAGCGGTCCGAATCCTCACGCGAGATGCCGAATTCCGCGGCGACGTTGTCGCCCGTCTCCGGCATGCTGTCATTGCCGTACTGCTCGACGATCTTCGGGTTCGGGAAGCGCGCGCCGATGGTCGTGTCGAACACTTTGAAGTCGCGGCTGTAGGCCGATTCGGCCTTCGCGACGACGAAGGGCGCGCGGCTCATGCTCTCGACGCCGCCGGCGACGTACAGCTCGCCCTCGCCCGCGGTGATCGCACGCGCGGTGTCCAGCACCGCGGCCAAGCCGCTGCCGCACAGGCGGTTCACCGTCTGGCCGGCGATGTTGGTCGGCAGGCCCGCGAGCAGTGCCGCGTGGCGTGCGACGTTGCGCGAATCCTCGCCGGCCTGCGCGGCGCAGCCGAGGACCACGTCCTCGATGTCCGCTGCAGCGAACGGCGAGTGCGCGACGACTTCGCGGATCACGGTGGCGACGAGGTCGTCGGGACGGACCGGGGCGAGCGAGCCGGCGTGGCGGCCGATGGGGGAACGCAGACCGGCGTAGATGTAGGCGTCGAGCATGGAATCTCCTTTGGTAACGGGTATGGTTGTCAGTTGTCGGGCGTCAGCAGCGACACGCCCAGGCGCGCGCGGCGGGTGAGCCAGGGGCTCGGGCGATAGCGCGGATCGCGGTAGAACTCGTGCATGCCGTCGAGGATCGCGAGGATCGTCGAGGCACCCAGCGAATCGCCGAGCGCGAGCGGCCCCTTCGGATAGCCGAGGCCCAGGCGCACGGCCGAATCGATGTCTTCCGGCGTCGCGATGCGCTGCTGTGCGATGTCGCAGCCGATGTTGACGATCGCCGCGACGACGCGCTGCGCGACGAGGCCCGCGCTGTCGCGCACCACCGACACGGACTTGCCGCCGGCAGCGAGCGCCGCCCACGCAGCATCGCGCGATTCGGCTGCGGTCAGCGGCGTGGTCATCAGGGTCAGGTGCTTTTCAACGAACAGCGGATCGAGCGCCAGCGTGCGCTTCGGATCCAGCCCCTCGGCCAGCGCGCAGGTGGTCGCATCGGTGCCGACCGGCAGCACGATGCACACCGAACCCTCTGCGGGACGTTCGCCGCGGTCGAGCGCGACGCCCTGCGACTCCAGCGCCGCGACGACGCGCGCGTGCAGGTCGGCGTCACGCCGGCTCACCCACAGGGGCTGCGGCGCGACGGCCGGCACGGAGGGCATGGCGACCGGCTCGGCGCTGCCGTCCTTGTACACGTAGAAGCCCTGTCCGCTCTTGCGCCCGAGC
It contains:
- a CDS encoding HAD hydrolase-like protein yields the protein MSRFQYVLFDLDGTLIDSAPAILASYRQAFAAAGRAPAVTIDESIVGPPLIETLHILAGTKDPQVIDELAGHFKASYDTTGYRETAAYAGVGDMLERLATSGRTLAIATNKRLHPTRLILDHLGWSGYFKTVYALDLFEPRLPSKAAMIARLMADHDIPEHVSVYVGDRSEDGESADANRLPFFAATWGYGSLVPEEMATHWRAFASPATLTEALLDD
- a CDS encoding DUF3025 domain-containing protein encodes the protein MTAGTDTPAAFAARPLFEPIAAMLARFAAPELPGTAPLDALLRDVATGATSGGGQPIRFILPPADALAYEEHIYVTGEVPTRADDWHDFFNALAWCVWPRAKAACNILHRRERDARTAAGIPGRGPRRDALTQFDECGIVVVSSDPEIPALLAAHAWEEAFWTRRARLIASTRFLVFGHGTWEQLREPFFGLCGKALYRVVDGSWLDLPATERQRETDAWLAEQLVDAGLLNTPRELAPLPLLGIPDVTPENESAAYYRDTRQFRPERALANQRLAARYADNRMHES
- a CDS encoding nucleotidyltransferase family protein; its protein translation is MEDRPTSSRGIVGILLAAGQGSRFGSNKLCHPIADGTPVAVRSAVNLRDALGDVLAVVRPDDALLRGHFDGAGIPCVLCPDAEQGMAATLACGIRATSGAAGWIIALGDMPYIRQGTMAAVASAIANGALLAAPFVDGQRGHPVGFAAPLKDELLALQGDEGARRVIGAYKEQLRRIDCDDPGILADIDVPADLRP
- a CDS encoding DUF882 domain-containing protein, whose amino-acid sequence is MSTHLRHAAAHRRLLLKGFAALPFGLTFGKAQASVADLDCELCFRHTHTDESLRVVYRSGGTYLPSALERIDWLMRDFRTGDVARIDPRLLDILHTLRTVCGGESFEIISAFRAPTTNEKLHKADGKGVATRSLHMDGRAIDVRMPGFDTAALRDAALALKAGGVGYYPESDFVHLDTGRVRHWGA
- a CDS encoding 3-oxoadipyl-CoA thiolase, with product MLDAYIYAGLRSPIGRHAGSLAPVRPDDLVATVIREVVAHSPFAAADIEDVVLGCAAQAGEDSRNVARHAALLAGLPTNIAGQTVNRLCGSGLAAVLDTARAITAGEGELYVAGGVESMSRAPFVVAKAESAYSRDFKVFDTTIGARFPNPKIVEQYGNDSMPETGDNVAAEFGISREDSDRFAAASQAKYAAAKEAGFYAGEILPISVATGRKTPPLVVADDEHPRAESTYESLAKLKSLFPNGVVTAGNASGINDGAAALLIGSKAAGEKAGAKPMARILAGAVAGVEPRIMGVGPAYAIPKALARAGLTLKDMDVIEINEAFAPQVLSCLKLMGVAFDDPRVNPNGGAIAIGHPLGASGARIALSAARELERRNGRYAVVSLCIGVGHGIALVIERIPG
- a CDS encoding Lrp/AsnC family transcriptional regulator; its protein translation is MQQIVVDKFDLQILDALQRRGNATNSALGEEIHLSASQISRRISRMEQGGIIASYAALLDPAAVGLDVSAFAQVTLERHGESRSDAFERAVAALPEVVACFSVSGDADYVMHIVAPDLVAFSDVMMKRIMRLPGLAHLKTNIALKTVKQTSVLPLDHIMHAPQPRRRMQFASA
- the ipdC gene encoding indolepyruvate/phenylpyruvate decarboxylase; protein product: MNLVESLLHALKDHGAREIFGIPGDFALPYFRVIEESEILPLYTLSHEPGVGFAADATARIRGGLGVAAVTYGAGAFNMVNAVAAAYAEKSPVVVLSGGPGKGEASSGLLLHHQAKTLDSQLQIFKEITCDQVKLDDAARAPADIARVLASCLRNSEPVYIEIPRDMVREPCAPVEREAPRAIDRDALAACVDEILARLDVAKSPVLMAGVEVRRFGLEEKVADLSRRLGLPVVTSFMGRGLLTDCDAPLVGTYMGVAGLPDVTQLVEGSDGLFLLGEIISDTNFAVSETRIDLRKTIQAHNGQVTLGYHLYANIPLAALVDEMLARVKGNADKAFPVAHHQYPKGLVADGETIAPTDIAKAVNDLFAAHGKLPIASDIGDCLFTAMEIEQTALIAPGYYATMGFGVPAGLGLQATSGQRPLILVGDGAFQMTGWELGNCKRYGWDPIVLLFNNESWEMLRTFQPESGFNDLGHWGFAEMAAGLGGDGVRVSTRAELKAALDKAIATRGRFQLIEVAIPRGVLSTTLSRFVAGVKRMSTK